The following are encoded in a window of bacterium SCSIO 12643 genomic DNA:
- a CDS encoding aminopeptidase P family protein, whose translation MKYHQIDAALFVANRKDYIAHLKPKSLAIFNSNDIYPISADSTIPFKQHRDIFYLSGVDQEESILVIFPDASEEAHREILFLKETNETIAIWEGEKLTADRAFEVSGIKTVYWLDQFDTIMKKLMSEAENVYLNTNEHLRANTEVETREDRFIKNFKPLYPAHIYQRSAPIMHAIRSVKKDIEIALMQDACNITEKGIRRVLDFVKPGVWEYEIEAELWHEFIRNRANGYAYTPIIASGYNACVLHYIENNQQCHDGDVILMDIGAEYANYSSDLTRCIPVNGRFTERQRAVYDAVLHVKNEATKILSPGVTLNDYHKEVGKLMEEQLLKLKLIDQTDIKNQNPDWPAYKKYFMHGTSHYIGLDTHDVGSWIEPIKENMVFTVEPGIYIPEENLGIRLEDDIVIKSGENFNLMRNIPILADEIESIMNS comes from the coding sequence GCAAACCGAAAAGATTATATCGCGCATTTAAAACCAAAATCATTAGCGATTTTCAACTCTAATGATATTTACCCAATTAGTGCAGATAGTACGATTCCTTTTAAGCAACATAGAGATATTTTTTATTTATCAGGTGTAGACCAGGAAGAGAGTATACTGGTAATTTTTCCGGATGCGAGTGAAGAAGCACATCGTGAAATTTTATTCTTGAAAGAAACCAATGAAACTATTGCGATTTGGGAAGGTGAGAAATTAACCGCAGATCGTGCATTTGAAGTTTCCGGGATTAAAACGGTGTATTGGTTAGATCAGTTTGACACGATCATGAAAAAGTTGATGAGTGAGGCGGAAAATGTGTATCTGAATACCAATGAGCATTTAAGAGCAAATACTGAGGTTGAAACACGCGAAGATCGTTTTATCAAAAACTTCAAACCGTTATATCCTGCGCATATTTACCAGAGAAGTGCGCCAATTATGCACGCTATTCGTTCTGTAAAAAAGGATATTGAAATTGCTTTGATGCAAGATGCTTGTAATATTACAGAAAAAGGGATCAGACGTGTATTAGATTTTGTAAAACCTGGTGTTTGGGAATATGAAATTGAAGCGGAATTGTGGCATGAGTTTATCCGAAATAGAGCAAATGGGTATGCGTATACACCAATTATTGCTTCGGGCTATAATGCATGTGTGTTACACTATATCGAAAACAATCAACAGTGTCATGATGGGGATGTAATCCTGATGGATATTGGTGCAGAATACGCTAATTACTCTTCAGATTTGACCAGATGTATTCCGGTGAATGGTCGATTTACAGAGAGACAAAGAGCGGTTTATGATGCGGTCTTACATGTGAAAAATGAAGCAACTAAAATTCTAAGTCCTGGAGTTACGTTAAATGATTACCATAAGGAAGTGGGGAAATTGATGGAAGAACAATTACTAAAGTTGAAATTGATCGACCAGACTGATATTAAAAATCAAAATCCGGATTGGCCGGCATATAAGAAATACTTTATGCATGGAACTTCTCATTACATTGGTTTAGATACACACGATGTAGGTTCCTGGATAGAGCCGATTAAAGAAAATATGGTGTTTACTGTGGAACCTGGAATCTATATTCCGGAAGAAAATCTGGGAATTAGATTGGAAGATGATATTGTGATTAAAAGCGGGGAAAACTTTAATTTAATGCGCAATATTCCAATCCTTGCAGATGAGATTGAAAGCATTATGAACTCGTAA
- a CDS encoding Na/Pi cotransporter family protein, whose translation MEYSLGDFFKLLGSLALFLYGMKLMSEGIQKAAGEGLQNILSSMTRNRVFGVLTGFLITFIIQSSSATSVMTVSFVNAGLLTLTESVGIMMGANVGTTVTAWFISYFGFKVDLGAIAIPVLAVGVPLLFVNKGKVRFWGETVVGFSLLFYGLMLMKGAVPDIKHNPEMLSFVQNVTDLGYLSYIIFVVFGTILTVVIQSSSATMAITLVMTAQGWIGFDIAASMVLGENIGTTITAQLAALAANVYAKRSAMIHTMFNVFGVTWMLLIFPFFLKGVAFMYGHDEPSEFLENPAQTTFALATFHTLFNVLNVIIMINFVPQLADLAIKMVKSKGQEDEVFRLEYIKSNIVTPQMSALEAQKEITRMGVHVSKMMKQFEKLMAEKDATKREKQYKKLLRYEEVSDRLEEEISDFLARMSKLEQSRQSSNNVQKMLGITHDLENIADIIVQLGNSIMNKNKKKIWFSPEQRTKLEDLLALVDLALKKMNENLEKWDITSEDLEEAKEIENKVDKMRKKLRKNYLSKIEEGEYNVRSGILYSELFNSVERLADYAESVSNGLAENE comes from the coding sequence ATGGAATATTCATTAGGTGATTTTTTTAAGCTTTTAGGCTCATTGGCATTGTTTCTCTATGGAATGAAATTAATGAGTGAAGGGATTCAAAAAGCGGCAGGCGAAGGACTGCAAAATATCCTAAGTAGTATGACTCGAAATAGAGTTTTCGGAGTACTTACAGGTTTTTTGATCACTTTTATCATACAATCATCTTCTGCAACCTCTGTAATGACCGTAAGTTTTGTAAACGCGGGATTATTGACTTTGACAGAATCAGTTGGAATTATGATGGGAGCTAATGTGGGAACAACAGTTACTGCATGGTTTATTTCATATTTCGGTTTTAAAGTAGATCTGGGTGCGATTGCCATTCCGGTTTTAGCAGTGGGAGTTCCATTACTTTTTGTCAATAAAGGGAAAGTACGTTTCTGGGGAGAAACTGTTGTAGGTTTTTCACTTCTGTTTTACGGATTAATGTTAATGAAAGGCGCAGTTCCGGATATTAAACACAACCCGGAAATGCTATCATTCGTGCAGAATGTAACAGATTTAGGATATCTATCTTACATCATATTTGTGGTATTTGGAACGATTTTAACTGTAGTGATTCAGTCGTCTTCAGCTACCATGGCGATTACTTTAGTAATGACGGCACAAGGCTGGATTGGTTTTGATATAGCCGCTTCTATGGTTTTAGGAGAAAATATTGGAACAACCATTACTGCGCAATTGGCGGCATTAGCGGCAAATGTTTACGCGAAAAGGTCGGCTATGATTCACACCATGTTTAATGTTTTTGGTGTAACATGGATGTTATTGATTTTCCCATTTTTCTTAAAGGGAGTTGCATTTATGTACGGGCATGATGAGCCAAGCGAGTTTTTGGAGAATCCTGCGCAAACCACATTTGCATTAGCTACATTTCATACCTTATTCAATGTGTTGAATGTGATCATTATGATCAATTTCGTTCCACAATTGGCTGATTTAGCGATCAAGATGGTAAAATCTAAAGGCCAGGAAGATGAGGTGTTTAGATTAGAGTATATTAAATCTAATATAGTTACACCTCAAATGTCAGCATTAGAAGCGCAGAAAGAGATTACCCGTATGGGAGTTCATGTTTCTAAAATGATGAAGCAGTTTGAAAAACTGATGGCTGAAAAAGATGCGACTAAGCGCGAGAAACAATACAAGAAACTTTTGAGATACGAAGAAGTATCAGATAGATTGGAGGAAGAAATTTCAGATTTCCTGGCACGTATGAGTAAGTTGGAGCAATCACGTCAATCATCTAACAATGTTCAGAAAATGTTGGGTATTACCCATGATTTGGAAAACATTGCGGATATTATCGTTCAGCTTGGAAACTCTATTATGAATAAGAATAAGAAGAAGATTTGGTTTAGTCCTGAGCAAAGAACCAAATTGGAAGACTTATTGGCTCTTGTAGATTTAGCTTTAAAGAAAATGAATGAGAATCTGGAGAAATGGGATATCACTTCTGAAGATTTGGAAGAAGCTAAAGAGATTGAGAATAAAGTAGACAAAATGCGTAAAAAGCTGAGAAAAAATTACTTGTCTAAAATTGAAGAAGGAGAGTATAACGTTAGAAGTGGTATTCTTTATTCTGAGCTTTTTAATAGTGTTGAAAGATTGGCTGATTATGCGGAGAGTGTAAGCAATGGATTAGCCGAGAACGAGTAA
- a CDS encoding TonB-dependent receptor, with protein MKNILRLTAFMAAFFAFSSIVAQTTIKGSVKDNQGPLVGASIYIEGTTSGTQTDINGNFEFITDQNGNHTLIISYIGYIDIKKDVTLNSTAIDLGQVQLESNAIGMEEMTVIASIGKDRETPVAMSTVNAEELALSNNGNELPEALNTTPAVYATKSGGGFGDSRISIRGFDQRNVAVLINGVPVNDMENGWVYWSNWAGIGDAISTIQVQRGLGASKLAINSVGGTMNIITKTTDAQKGGSFELSATDYGKRKALLSLSSGKLDNGWAFSFVGSRTEGQSYVDGTYIDAWSYFGSIAKEINENHMLQLTIIGAPQKHGQRDDSQFSAQSFEQIDQVGRKYNPNWGYAKGEFLNERNNYYHKPQTALNWYWNINEKSYLNTSAYISTGKGGGSGILGRDPIKYGPGQNEMGQRDWDRAIAINDTSSAGAYLIMRNSVNNHFWTGLLSTFKHELSSNLKLIAGIDGRYYKGEHYREVRDLLGADYWEDSVTPEAKVGDRIAYDNDGTVFYTGLFGQLEYTNDDISAYIAASGANTQYGRTDRYNYARGRGELEAEKVNQIGYNAKAGLNYNINKHHNVFASGGIYSRAPFHNFVYINYSNTVNPEISNENITAAEFGYGYTHNKINVKINGYYTNWADKWTRANITDVNTGDRSTIYFQGLDELHVGGELEATYKATKDLEIGVFGSVGNWTYTKDANVTIFDDERNPIGEGVIYSKDLKVGDAPQQQFGAKFQYTIMRNVTLGGSYVRNEELYASFDPATRQDPNDRAQSYKLDGFGMTNGFVRFAFPVGTSTGTFTLNANNIFDVHYAQEGWDNAISDANGDRNHGRDNFVGFWGWGRNFNFALKLNF; from the coding sequence ATGAAAAACATTCTACGTTTAACTGCATTTATGGCCGCATTTTTTGCGTTTAGCTCAATTGTGGCTCAAACTACCATTAAAGGTTCTGTGAAAGACAATCAAGGACCTTTAGTTGGCGCTTCAATTTATATTGAAGGAACTACTTCAGGAACTCAAACCGATATTAACGGAAACTTTGAGTTTATCACAGATCAAAATGGAAACCACACCCTAATTATTTCTTACATCGGCTACATCGACATTAAAAAGGACGTTACTTTAAATAGTACCGCAATTGACCTGGGACAGGTTCAACTTGAATCTAACGCAATTGGTATGGAAGAAATGACCGTTATTGCTTCTATAGGTAAAGACCGTGAAACGCCTGTAGCTATGTCTACTGTAAACGCTGAGGAATTAGCCCTTTCAAATAACGGTAACGAACTCCCTGAAGCATTAAATACTACTCCAGCTGTTTACGCTACAAAAAGTGGAGGTGGTTTTGGTGATTCTCGTATCAGCATTCGTGGTTTCGATCAAAGAAACGTTGCGGTATTAATCAACGGGGTTCCGGTAAACGATATGGAAAACGGTTGGGTATACTGGTCAAACTGGGCTGGTATTGGTGATGCGATATCTACTATTCAGGTTCAAAGAGGTCTGGGAGCTTCTAAACTTGCGATTAACTCTGTTGGGGGTACCATGAACATTATCACTAAAACTACGGATGCACAAAAGGGTGGATCTTTTGAATTGTCTGCTACTGACTATGGTAAAAGAAAAGCTTTATTGAGTCTTTCTTCAGGTAAATTAGATAACGGATGGGCATTCTCTTTTGTGGGTTCTCGCACAGAAGGTCAAAGTTACGTGGATGGAACCTACATCGATGCGTGGTCTTACTTCGGCTCTATCGCTAAAGAAATCAACGAAAACCACATGTTACAATTGACCATCATTGGCGCACCTCAAAAACATGGTCAAAGAGATGATTCTCAATTCTCAGCACAATCTTTTGAGCAAATTGATCAGGTAGGAAGAAAATACAATCCAAACTGGGGTTATGCGAAAGGGGAATTCTTAAACGAAAGAAATAACTATTACCATAAACCACAAACCGCTTTAAACTGGTACTGGAACATTAACGAAAAATCATACTTAAATACTTCTGCTTACATTTCTACCGGTAAAGGTGGAGGGTCCGGTATCTTAGGTCGTGATCCAATTAAATATGGTCCAGGACAAAATGAAATGGGACAACGTGACTGGGATAGAGCTATTGCGATCAACGATACTTCTTCTGCTGGCGCATACCTAATTATGAGAAACTCCGTAAACAACCACTTTTGGACAGGTCTCCTTTCTACATTCAAACATGAATTGTCGAGCAACTTAAAATTAATTGCGGGTATCGATGGTCGTTACTATAAAGGTGAGCACTATAGAGAGGTCAGAGATTTACTTGGTGCAGATTACTGGGAAGATAGTGTAACTCCAGAGGCTAAAGTAGGTGATCGTATTGCCTATGATAATGATGGAACTGTATTCTACACCGGTTTATTCGGACAGCTAGAGTATACAAACGATGATATCTCTGCTTACATCGCTGCATCTGGAGCGAATACACAATATGGTCGTACAGATCGTTATAACTATGCGCGTGGAAGAGGTGAATTAGAAGCTGAAAAAGTGAACCAAATAGGTTACAATGCAAAAGCCGGATTGAACTACAACATCAACAAACATCACAATGTATTTGCAAGTGGAGGTATTTATTCCAGAGCACCTTTCCACAACTTTGTTTACATCAATTATTCAAATACAGTTAACCCTGAAATCTCAAATGAGAACATTACAGCAGCTGAATTTGGCTACGGATATACGCATAACAAAATCAATGTGAAAATTAACGGGTACTATACAAACTGGGCAGATAAATGGACCAGAGCAAACATTACCGATGTAAACACCGGAGATCGTTCTACGATTTACTTTCAGGGGTTAGATGAATTACACGTTGGTGGTGAATTAGAAGCTACTTATAAAGCTACTAAAGATTTAGAAATTGGTGTATTTGGTTCTGTTGGAAACTGGACGTATACAAAAGATGCGAACGTAACCATCTTTGATGATGAAAGAAACCCAATTGGTGAAGGTGTAATCTATAGCAAGGATTTAAAAGTTGGTGATGCACCTCAACAACAATTTGGAGCTAAATTTCAATATACGATCATGAGAAATGTAACTTTAGGTGGTTCTTATGTAAGAAACGAAGAATTATACGCTTCATTTGATCCTGCTACACGTCAAGACCCAAATGATAGAGCTCAATCTTATAAATTAGATGGGTTTGGAATGACTAACGGATTTGTAAGGTTTGCTTTCCCTGTAGGAACTTCTACAGGTACTTTCACCTTAAACGCAAACAACATCTTCGATGTTCACTATGCGCAAGAAGGATGGGATAACGCTATTTCAGATGCTAATGGAGACCGTAACCACGGTAGAGATAACTTCGTAGGATTCTGGGGATGGGGAAGAAACTTCAACTTCGCCTTGAAATTGAACTTCTAG